A genome region from Trichosurus vulpecula isolate mTriVul1 chromosome 5, mTriVul1.pri, whole genome shotgun sequence includes the following:
- the LOC118849785 gene encoding interferon gamma-like, producing MNYSRYFFASWLCIMLGYSQATLREDLTTLMTYFNENVSSDIVENGTLFVNIMNRWKEDGDKTIIMSQIVRVYFKIFEVLKDNTIINKSLKNIKEVMIMKLFPNNTASKVHDFEAVINTKVNDLNVQKKAIFELALIINDFSYKPNLRRRKGRQNRNQRKIK from the exons ATGAATTACTCAAGATACTTCTTTGCATCCTGGCTTTGCATCATGTTGGGTTATTCTCAAGCTACTCTAAGAGAAGACCTAACAACTCTTATGACATACTTT aATGAAAATGTATCATCTGATATAGTTGAAAATGGGACTCTTTTCGTGAATATAATGAACCGTTGGAAAGAG GATGGTGACAAGACAATCATAATGAGCCAAATTGTCAGAGTTTATTTCAAAATCTTCGAAGTCCTCAAAGACAACACCATCATCAATAAAAGCCTGAAGAACATCAAAGAGGTTATGATCATGAAATTATTCCCTAACAACACTGCCAGCAAAGTTCATGACTTTGAAGCAGTTATCAACACTAAG GTGAATGACCTCAATGTCCAAAAGAAAGCTATATTCGAATTAGCCCTTATCATCAATGATTTCTCATACAAACCCAAtctaagaaggagaaaaggaagacagaacagaaaccaaagaaaaatcaaatag